One Bacteroidota bacterium genomic region harbors:
- a CDS encoding T9SS type A sorting domain-containing protein, which yields MKQKLTATIFILFFLLNFSENSTAQWIQTNGPEGGNITCIAGDGVHMYAGTAVSGIYRSTNNGGSWSLSLYDNIYFHFTALLIEGNTVYASTTNGILVSTDYGATWTDINVGLNFRYVTALAKSGNNFYAATGGDGIYLSTDNGLNWTRMNNGLTTMDVRSLTIKGTEVFVGTAGGGIFHSTDTAATWTNANAGIATYHIRALTVNGTTLFAAIDNYGIFTSTDGTTWDPTNNGLPIMTSYYYNCFTTKGSYVFLGILGSGIYESFDYGLNWTEANTGLNNKRIYALGSDGSNVFCGSEGGGVSISMNSGGNWSASNNGLFASVISSLAFNGSVLMACADGNDLFSTNNSGLSWSSSNNGLTEHNTQSVFAFGPRLFTGTSYSGIYVSTDNGLNWISSSVGLTNPNVYTFGSNGSNLFAGTLGAGVFISSDSGANWSPANTGIATENISSITSMGSLLFASTFANGIFVSTNNGSTWTPTATLPTTYIKCLHVKGNKLYAGTNGSGVYCSLDSGNTWPISYSGSSFQTINSIVDDGTNLFAAAQYGGVFASTDDGVTWNSFNTGLAFPYPSSLLVLNTDLFLGVSGGGVWKRALSDLASVNESAFDNDALSVYPNPAKNIINYSISDSHTPIHSVSLQNLQGQKVFESFEENSLLNEHSMDVSAFPKGIYILQIQVEDKVLMGKIVLE from the coding sequence ATGAAACAAAAACTTACAGCAACAATCTTCATTCTATTTTTTCTTCTGAATTTTTCGGAGAATTCAACGGCTCAGTGGATACAAACCAACGGACCGGAGGGCGGGAATATCACTTGTATCGCGGGTGACGGAGTTCATATGTATGCGGGTACTGCGGTTTCCGGGATTTACAGATCGACGAACAATGGAGGCAGCTGGAGTCTCTCATTATATGACAATATCTATTTTCATTTCACCGCCCTGCTTATTGAGGGGAATACTGTTTACGCGTCGACGACAAACGGAATCCTGGTTTCAACGGATTATGGCGCGACCTGGACAGACATCAATGTGGGTTTGAATTTTCGTTATGTCACCGCGCTTGCGAAGAGCGGGAATAATTTTTACGCGGCAACGGGTGGCGACGGTATTTATCTCTCGACTGACAATGGACTGAACTGGACACGGATGAACAATGGCCTGACTACAATGGATGTTCGTAGTCTGACAATCAAGGGAACAGAAGTTTTTGTCGGGACTGCCGGAGGTGGAATCTTTCACAGCACGGATACAGCCGCAACCTGGACCAACGCGAATGCGGGGATTGCAACGTATCACATACGCGCGCTAACGGTAAACGGAACTACACTTTTCGCAGCCATCGATAACTACGGTATTTTTACTTCTACTGACGGCACAACCTGGGATCCTACAAACAATGGTTTGCCTATCATGACTTCATACTACTATAACTGCTTTACAACAAAAGGCAGTTATGTATTTCTTGGAATTCTTGGATCAGGAATTTACGAGAGCTTTGATTATGGCTTGAACTGGACGGAAGCGAATACCGGTCTCAACAATAAACGAATCTACGCACTCGGAAGCGATGGCTCGAATGTTTTCTGCGGAAGTGAAGGCGGTGGTGTAAGTATCTCTATGAATAGTGGCGGCAACTGGTCGGCCAGCAATAACGGGCTCTTTGCAAGTGTTATTAGTTCACTCGCTTTCAACGGCAGTGTACTGATGGCTTGTGCGGATGGTAATGATTTATTCTCCACAAATAATTCCGGATTGAGCTGGAGTTCGTCCAACAATGGATTAACAGAACACAATACTCAATCCGTTTTTGCATTCGGTCCCAGACTTTTTACAGGTACTAGTTATTCCGGCATATACGTTTCAACGGATAACGGATTGAACTGGATATCGAGCAGTGTTGGTCTCACCAATCCGAATGTATACACTTTCGGATCAAACGGAAGTAATTTATTCGCGGGGACATTGGGTGCGGGAGTCTTTATTTCTTCGGATAGCGGAGCAAACTGGTCACCGGCCAATACAGGAATAGCCACGGAAAATATTTCATCCATCACCAGCATGGGATCACTCTTGTTTGCCTCCACTTTCGCGAATGGTATTTTCGTTTCAACAAACAATGGCTCCACATGGACGCCTACTGCGACTTTGCCCACTACGTATATTAAATGTCTGCATGTAAAAGGCAACAAGCTTTATGCAGGAACAAATGGTAGCGGAGTTTATTGTTCACTTGATTCGGGCAATACCTGGCCAATAAGTTACAGCGGAAGTAGTTTTCAAACCATCAATTCCATTGTGGACGATGGAACAAATTTATTCGCGGCTGCACAGTATGGCGGAGTATTTGCATCAACAGATGATGGTGTCACCTGGAATTCTTTTAATACCGGATTGGCTTTTCCTTATCCCTCCTCACTCCTGGTCCTTAACACGGACCTGTTCCTTGGTGTGAGTGGTGGCGGTGTGTGGAAACGTGCATTGTCGGATCTCGCTTCAGTGAATGAAAGTGCTTTCGATAATGATGCGCTTTCAGTTTATCCAAATCCTGCTAAGAATATTATAAATTATTCTATTTCTGATTCACATACCCCGATTCATTCTGTTTCACTGCAAAATCTGCAGGGACAAAAAGTATTTGAATCATTTGAAGAAAACTCCCTGCTGAATGAACACAGTATGGATGTTTCCGCTTTTCCAAAAGGGATTTACATACTGCAAATTCAGGTGGAGGACAAAGTGCTTATGGGGAAAATTGTTCTTGAGTAA
- a CDS encoding ORF6N domain-containing protein: MELSVEMIIRSKIFEVRKQKVMLDFDLAQMYSVENRALKQAVKRNRDRFPEDFMFELSKMEWQELITNCDKLPDTVKFSPATPYAFTEQGVAMLSSILKSKKAIQLII, from the coding sequence ATGGAACTTTCAGTTGAAATGATAATTCGCAGCAAGATTTTTGAAGTCAGGAAGCAAAAAGTAATGCTTGATTTTGATCTGGCTCAAATGTATTCTGTTGAAAACAGGGCATTGAAACAAGCTGTTAAACGAAACCGAGATCGATTTCCTGAGGATTTTATGTTTGAACTCTCGAAGATGGAATGGCAGGAGCTTATCACAAATTGTGATAAGCTCCCGGATACTGTTAAATTTAGTCCGGCTACCCCATATGCCTTTACAGAACAAGGTGTGGCCATGTTGTCAAGTATCCTGAAAAGCAAAAAGGCAATACAACTAATAATTTGA
- a CDS encoding TerB family tellurite resistance protein, giving the protein MSTWNKWIFGGLGWALGGPIGGIIGFALGAISEEGQKTYTTSGRNILPNDFSAALLVLCAAVMKADQKVMRSELDFVKNFFSRQFGEAHTRERMILFREILNQEIEIGPVCAQVRQFVDPSARLQLLHLLFGLANSDGGVSEPELAVIGQIAVLIGIGQKDFESMKAMFIKDTDSAYKILEIEKSTSDEEVKKAYRKMAMKYHPDKVHHLGPEYAKDAQEKFKKINEAYESVKRERGLV; this is encoded by the coding sequence ATGTCAACCTGGAACAAATGGATTTTTGGCGGCCTCGGCTGGGCACTTGGCGGGCCCATCGGAGGAATTATAGGTTTCGCATTGGGAGCAATTTCTGAAGAAGGTCAGAAAACGTACACCACGAGCGGACGAAATATTCTCCCGAACGATTTCAGTGCCGCGCTGCTGGTGCTTTGTGCCGCGGTGATGAAAGCCGATCAGAAGGTGATGCGTTCGGAGCTCGATTTTGTAAAAAACTTTTTCTCCCGTCAGTTTGGCGAAGCGCACACACGTGAGCGCATGATTCTTTTTCGCGAGATCCTGAACCAGGAAATCGAAATCGGTCCGGTATGCGCGCAGGTGAGACAGTTTGTCGATCCTTCGGCACGTTTACAATTGTTGCATTTGCTTTTCGGTCTGGCCAATTCCGACGGAGGCGTGAGCGAGCCCGAGCTTGCTGTCATCGGACAAATCGCGGTATTGATAGGCATCGGACAAAAAGATTTCGAAAGCATGAAAGCGATGTTCATCAAGGACACCGATTCCGCTTACAAAATTCTCGAGATCGAAAAATCCACGAGCGATGAAGAAGTAAAAAAAGCCTACAGGAAAATGGCGATGAAATATCATCCCGACAAAGTCCACCACCTCGGTCCCGAATACGCCAAAGACGCGCAGGAGAAATTCAAAAAGATTAATGAGGCGTATGAGTCGGTTAAGAGGGAACGCGGACTTGTTTAG
- a CDS encoding VWA domain-containing protein gives MRQKQLFRIFLFLLIFTFSKQTTVRAQQSTGQTVDVVFCLDLSSSANGLIDHLRNHLWDYWYFFSRCQPVPNYRIGVVAYSRFSYGKSNGYAKMIKDLGTDFEPLSNILYKIPSRIEKGDQYVGSALSTCLKKISWSKDPDAIKIIFLVGNGDVTLGAENIDRTMEKLSAQGVIIYPIYCTVPGERKTVRQWQRIAENSGGKLSTISIRNKYFDQLNGFDIKKFRTLNRKFNNTYLYYGQGGFKRWRMLNDEDNHVYITNTEGYRYRALYKISDDYQKKNASWDLVDLYYKNPVAFMDVDRKTLNDTCKKMKSDQLKAYIIYKKYERKKLSAMIADMIAEKEMKDKADGKIHEKTMGTLDIISIRTLRELLQAKQINCPTN, from the coding sequence GTGCGGCAGAAACAACTTTTCAGGATTTTCTTATTCCTGCTCATTTTTACTTTCAGCAAACAAACGACTGTCAGAGCTCAGCAATCGACAGGACAAACCGTTGATGTTGTTTTTTGTCTGGACCTCAGCAGCAGCGCGAACGGACTTATCGATCATTTGCGAAACCATCTCTGGGATTACTGGTATTTCTTTTCGCGTTGTCAGCCTGTACCCAATTACCGGATCGGTGTTGTGGCTTACTCCCGTTTCAGTTATGGGAAATCGAATGGTTATGCAAAAATGATCAAAGACCTCGGAACAGATTTCGAACCGCTCAGCAATATTTTGTACAAAATTCCGTCTCGTATAGAAAAGGGTGATCAATATGTCGGCTCCGCTTTGAGTACTTGTCTGAAAAAAATTTCCTGGTCAAAAGACCCCGACGCGATAAAAATAATTTTCCTGGTCGGCAATGGTGATGTAACGCTCGGCGCGGAGAACATCGACCGCACCATGGAAAAACTGAGCGCGCAGGGTGTGATCATCTATCCGATTTATTGCACTGTTCCAGGAGAACGAAAAACCGTGAGACAATGGCAGCGCATCGCGGAGAACAGCGGAGGAAAACTAAGCACCATTTCCATCCGCAATAAATATTTTGATCAGCTGAATGGTTTTGACATCAAAAAGTTCAGGACACTGAACAGGAAGTTCAATAATACCTATCTCTATTACGGACAAGGAGGATTCAAACGCTGGAGGATGCTGAACGACGAAGACAATCATGTTTACATTACCAATACCGAAGGCTATCGTTACAGAGCATTGTACAAGATCTCCGATGATTATCAGAAAAAAAACGCTTCCTGGGATCTCGTCGATTTGTATTACAAGAATCCTGTCGCCTTTATGGATGTAGATCGCAAAACGTTGAATGATACCTGCAAGAAGATGAAAAGCGATCAGTTGAAAGCGTATATCATTTATAAAAAATACGAGCGCAAAAAACTCAGCGCGATGATTGCGGACATGATCGCGGAAAAAGAGATGAAGGACAAAGCCGATGGCAAGATCCATGAGAAGACCATGGGTACGCTCGATATTATTTCCATCCGAACACTGCGGGAGTTATTGCAGGCAAAACAAATTAACTGTCCGACGAATTAA
- a CDS encoding peptidylprolyl isomerase has protein sequence MKKSILFLTLILIAVKFTSAHPDSTIVQKDTATIDRIVEITTDFGVMKVKLYNATPQHRDNFIKLVQAGFYDSLLFHRVIKGFMIQGGDPLSKNAQPGVMLGNGDVGYTVPAEFVDSIFHKKGTLCAARTENPEKASSGCQFYIVQGQAYTPEQLNMMEMQRHIKLNDAQKNIYMTLGGTPFLDHNYTVFGEVIEGLDVIDKIAAVQTAPGDRPVQDVRMYMKVVQ, from the coding sequence ATGAAGAAATCCATACTTTTTCTTACGCTCATTTTGATCGCGGTAAAATTTACATCCGCGCATCCGGATTCGACAATCGTGCAAAAAGACACGGCTACTATTGATCGAATTGTAGAAATCACGACTGATTTCGGTGTTATGAAGGTGAAATTGTACAATGCGACACCTCAGCACAGGGATAATTTTATCAAACTGGTGCAGGCAGGTTTTTATGACAGTCTGCTTTTTCACCGTGTGATAAAAGGCTTTATGATCCAGGGTGGAGACCCTTTGTCAAAGAATGCTCAACCGGGAGTGATGCTCGGAAATGGTGATGTCGGATATACTGTCCCTGCTGAATTTGTGGATTCCATTTTCCATAAAAAAGGAACACTCTGCGCTGCTCGAACAGAAAATCCGGAGAAGGCTTCCAGTGGTTGCCAGTTTTATATTGTACAGGGACAAGCTTACACTCCTGAGCAATTAAACATGATGGAAATGCAAAGACACATCAAACTGAATGACGCGCAAAAAAATATTTACATGACATTAGGCGGAACTCCATTTCTAGATCATAACTATACGGTGTTTGGTGAAGTCATCGAAGGTCTCGATGTCATCGACAAAATTGCCGCCGTCCAAACAGCCCCCGGCGATCGCCCGGTTCAGGATGTAAGGATGTATATGAAAGTAGTTCAGTGA
- the pheS gene encoding phenylalanine--tRNA ligase subunit alpha — MQEKIKSLIAEVESYTAATKEQLEAFRIKYLSKKGILTDLFAEMKNIQPEQRKSFGQLVNELKVKAEEKLSVFQSALEDAADSGGASDIDLTLPSEPHALGSRHPISLARNKILDIFKRIGFTVADGPEIEDDWHNFTALNFPENHPARDMQDTFFIEQKDGSDSVALRTHTSSVQVRVMETTKPPIRILAPGRVYRNEAISARAHCFFHQVEGLYIDEGVSFADMKQTLLYFAKEMFGEGTEIRLRPSYFPFTEPSAEMDVTCSICKGKGCNVCKYTGWLEIMGCGMVDPNVLKNCNIDPEKYTGYAFGMGIERIAMLLYSVKDLRLFSENDVRFLAQFKAEA, encoded by the coding sequence ATGCAAGAAAAAATAAAATCCCTCATCGCCGAAGTAGAATCCTACACTGCTGCCACCAAGGAGCAGTTGGAGGCTTTCCGTATTAAATACCTTTCTAAAAAAGGAATCCTCACGGATCTTTTCGCGGAGATGAAAAACATTCAGCCGGAACAAAGGAAGTCATTCGGACAACTGGTGAATGAACTGAAAGTAAAAGCGGAAGAAAAGTTAAGTGTTTTTCAATCCGCTCTTGAAGATGCCGCGGATTCGGGTGGTGCTTCGGATATTGATCTGACGCTTCCTTCGGAGCCGCATGCACTGGGTTCACGGCATCCGATATCTCTTGCAAGAAACAAGATTCTTGATATTTTCAAACGTATTGGTTTTACTGTTGCTGACGGTCCGGAGATAGAAGACGACTGGCATAATTTTACCGCTCTGAATTTTCCGGAGAATCACCCTGCGCGTGATATGCAGGATACATTTTTCATCGAACAAAAAGACGGAAGTGATTCTGTCGCCCTCCGTACACATACTTCATCTGTGCAGGTGAGAGTGATGGAGACTACAAAGCCTCCTATCCGCATTCTCGCGCCCGGACGCGTTTACAGAAACGAAGCCATCTCCGCGCGCGCGCATTGTTTCTTTCATCAGGTTGAAGGTTTGTATATCGATGAAGGTGTTTCTTTCGCGGACATGAAACAAACGCTGCTTTATTTCGCGAAGGAAATGTTCGGAGAAGGAACAGAAATTCGTTTGCGTCCTTCTTATTTTCCATTCACCGAACCATCCGCGGAAATGGATGTAACCTGCAGTATCTGTAAAGGCAAAGGTTGCAATGTATGCAAATACACGGGCTGGCTCGAGATCATGGGCTGCGGTATGGTTGACCCGAATGTTTTAAAAAATTGCAATATCGATCCGGAGAAATACACCGGCTATGCTTTCGGTATGGGCATCGAGCGAATTGCCATGTTGCTTTACAGCGTAAAAGACCTGCGCCTCTTCTCTGAGAACGATGTTCGCTTTCTTGCACAGTTTAAGGCGGAAGCATAG
- a CDS encoding carbohydrate binding family 9 domain-containing protein, with protein sequence MLRLQPLLILFLLCVTAYFAKAQEAPYRPLRIQQDIQLDGKLEEPDWSKAELIDDFMQEDPYAGAIPTEQTNCYIMYNDEYLYVGVRAFDRDPSKILRYGLERDYDINKDDGIAFIVDTYNDKSSGLVFTSNTLGARWDEEFTSDGGNENENYNTFWDAVSHVDSLGYTMEFKIPFSSLRFQSKDVVKMGFRFVRLIKRKNEYLIYPKCDVKISNPYFKVSLAREMEFTALKTHKPFYIIPYAIAGYQESSQLNSNGTAYETTREFMPRKKFASDETVDKIISNIGADVKYGLSKNFTLDFTVNTDFAQAEVDNRIINLSKYEVNLPEKRGFFLESRNYLGYSFASGTQMFISRSIGRENNQVVPIVTGARITGKSRGWQMGFLEMQTKGISEAGIDPHNFFVFRTRKDVDKYGSFIGGIITNRLNTNAGQASGQTIGWDVVQFLNRQVVLVGGMVGTFENLKFTPSGKNFFSSPMHYELALFRNAREGWYYSLQGDFIGEDFNPAMGFAPENDLWNANVGVGNQIKANDASKIQYIALSTNTNYKAKAISGFTETRYVNVQADIIWKSGAELVITPYSFLEDRIFDQFGLGKSITIQPGLYNMISSTMDLTGPKKNNLNGSIGATYGRFYSGKRISISPSVQYNFSSHLLAGIDYEFNHIQFPDEFSSLGNGLFETNLVRLSLSYYLSSKFSVKLFTQHEDISKEISSNLRIRYNPKEGTDLYIVFNQGLNMRRDIFEPHKELIKEQAITVKFIKTIGV encoded by the coding sequence ATGCTCCGCCTCCAACCCCTGCTCATCCTATTTCTGCTCTGCGTGACGGCTTACTTTGCAAAGGCACAGGAAGCGCCGTATCGGCCGTTGAGGATACAACAGGATATTCAGCTGGATGGAAAGTTGGAAGAACCGGACTGGAGCAAAGCTGAGTTGATTGATGATTTCATGCAGGAAGATCCTTATGCCGGCGCTATCCCGACAGAGCAAACGAACTGCTATATCATGTACAATGACGAATACCTTTATGTGGGTGTTCGTGCATTCGACAGGGATCCGTCGAAGATTCTGCGATATGGTCTGGAACGAGATTACGATATCAACAAAGACGACGGTATCGCTTTTATCGTAGATACATACAATGATAAAAGTTCAGGATTGGTTTTTACTTCCAATACACTTGGCGCACGTTGGGATGAAGAGTTCACCAGCGACGGCGGAAATGAGAATGAAAACTACAATACATTCTGGGACGCTGTTTCACATGTAGATTCCCTGGGTTATACCATGGAATTTAAAATTCCATTTTCTTCTCTGCGGTTTCAAAGCAAGGATGTTGTTAAAATGGGTTTCCGTTTTGTGCGTCTGATCAAACGAAAAAACGAATACCTGATTTATCCAAAATGTGATGTAAAGATCAGCAATCCTTATTTCAAGGTATCGCTTGCAAGGGAAATGGAATTTACGGCATTAAAGACGCACAAGCCATTTTATATTATTCCGTATGCAATCGCGGGTTATCAGGAGAGTAGCCAGCTCAACAGCAACGGCACTGCCTATGAAACGACACGCGAGTTTATGCCCAGAAAAAAATTCGCGTCGGACGAAACCGTTGACAAAATCATCAGCAATATCGGGGCGGATGTAAAATACGGATTGAGTAAAAATTTCACGCTGGATTTTACAGTGAATACCGATTTCGCCCAGGCGGAAGTAGATAACCGCATCATCAACCTGAGTAAATACGAAGTGAATCTTCCTGAGAAAAGAGGATTTTTCCTGGAGTCGAGAAATTATCTCGGATACAGTTTTGCTTCCGGAACGCAAATGTTCATTTCCCGAAGTATCGGAAGAGAAAATAACCAGGTAGTTCCAATCGTAACCGGAGCACGCATCACAGGCAAGAGTCGCGGCTGGCAAATGGGATTTCTTGAAATGCAAACGAAAGGAATTTCAGAAGCCGGAATTGATCCGCACAATTTTTTTGTTTTCAGAACAAGAAAGGATGTGGACAAGTATGGAAGTTTTATCGGAGGGATCATCACCAATCGTCTCAATACAAATGCCGGACAAGCATCCGGACAAACTATAGGTTGGGATGTCGTTCAGTTTCTGAACCGACAGGTTGTGTTGGTAGGAGGAATGGTGGGGACGTTTGAAAATCTGAAATTCACTCCGAGTGGAAAGAATTTTTTTTCTTCACCGATGCACTATGAACTGGCATTGTTCAGAAACGCCAGAGAAGGATGGTACTATTCTTTACAGGGAGATTTTATCGGCGAGGATTTTAATCCAGCCATGGGCTTCGCTCCTGAAAATGATTTGTGGAACGCGAATGTAGGAGTAGGCAATCAAATCAAAGCGAATGACGCAAGCAAAATTCAGTACATCGCCCTGAGTACAAATACCAATTACAAAGCCAAAGCGATTTCCGGTTTTACAGAAACGCGTTATGTAAATGTGCAGGCTGATATCATCTGGAAAAGCGGCGCGGAACTGGTGATCACACCCTATTCATTTCTTGAGGACCGGATTTTTGACCAATTCGGTCTGGGTAAAAGCATTACCATTCAGCCGGGTTTGTACAACATGATCTCTTCGACCATGGATCTGACAGGTCCCAAGAAGAATAACCTGAATGGTAGTATTGGTGCAACTTACGGCAGATTTTACAGCGGGAAACGGATTTCAATTTCTCCTTCTGTACAATATAATTTTTCCAGCCATCTTCTTGCCGGTATCGATTATGAGTTCAATCACATTCAGTTTCCGGATGAATTTTCTTCCCTTGGAAATGGATTGTTTGAAACAAATCTTGTTCGGTTAAGTTTGTCTTATTATTTGTCTTCAAAATTTTCAGTGAAATTATTCACACAGCATGAAGATATTTCAAAAGAAATAAGCAGCAATCTCCGGATCCGCTACAATCCAAAAGAGGGAACGGATCTGTATATTGTGTTCAATCAGGGCCTGAACATGCGTCGTGATATTTTTGAGCCGCACAAAGAGCTGATAAAAGAGCAGGCCATCACTGTGAAATTCATCAAGACGATTGGTGTTTAA
- a CDS encoding GNAT family N-acetyltransferase — protein MNSLELNFTPFPELKTERLVLRRILMEDAQALFEMRSDERVMQFLDRPRAKSIADAENLIRLIDHDIENNIGITWGVSLTGTSRLIGTMGFWNITKAHFRAEIGYLLHPDFQGKGLMIESAKKTINFGFREMGLHSIEANINPNNLRSAKMLEKCGFVKEAHFRENYYYDGKFLDSVIYSLLNNPLKHQSS, from the coding sequence ATGAATTCACTAGAATTGAATTTCACACCTTTCCCGGAATTAAAAACGGAACGACTCGTGCTTCGCCGCATTCTTATGGAAGATGCGCAAGCACTTTTTGAAATGCGTTCCGATGAAAGAGTGATGCAATTTCTCGACCGACCACGTGCAAAAAGTATTGCTGACGCGGAAAATCTCATTCGTTTGATTGACCATGACATTGAAAATAATATTGGGATTACCTGGGGCGTATCCTTAACCGGAACTTCCCGCTTAATTGGCACCATGGGTTTTTGGAATATCACCAAAGCGCATTTTCGTGCGGAAATTGGTTACCTCCTGCATCCCGATTTTCAAGGCAAAGGTTTGATGATAGAATCCGCTAAGAAGACTATCAATTTTGGTTTCCGTGAAATGGGATTACATTCCATTGAAGCAAATATTAATCCTAATAATCTCCGGTCTGCAAAAATGCTCGAGAAGTGTGGATTTGTAAAAGAAGCACACTTCCGCGAAAATTATTATTACGATGGAAAATTTCTGGATTCGGTGATTTATTCGCTGCTCAACAATCCGCTTAAACACCAATCGTCTTGA
- a CDS encoding MmcQ/YjbR family DNA-binding protein, whose protein sequence is MVSLEFVREFALSFEETDEHAHFEVTSFRVKKKIFATMNKEHNRACLRFNEIDQNVFCSIDPKIIYPVPNKWGKYGWTLVDLKKVRKSLFKDAMTRAYCTVAPKLLAAKYEQE, encoded by the coding sequence ATGGTTTCCCTTGAATTCGTAAGAGAATTTGCATTGTCATTTGAAGAAACGGACGAGCATGCTCATTTTGAAGTAACCTCGTTCCGGGTGAAGAAGAAAATCTTCGCGACCATGAACAAAGAGCACAATCGTGCCTGTCTACGCTTTAATGAAATAGATCAAAATGTATTTTGCTCCATTGATCCGAAAATTATTTATCCGGTGCCTAACAAATGGGGAAAATATGGCTGGACATTGGTGGATTTGAAAAAAGTACGTAAGTCATTGTTCAAAGATGCAATGACACGAGCCTATTGTACAGTTGCCCCGAAACTTCTAGCCGCAAAATACGAGCAGGAATAA
- a CDS encoding DUF2029 domain-containing protein, whose amino-acid sequence MLRKSGLYLLGIIILAYFVKLAMGDGDFKVFLEAAKLVKSGEDPYQKWIFIKEGHSCLYFYSPFFSLLLIPFSYLPNIVPNLLWLLFNSWCIYRIAKLLVHYIDTEILSTRQLQWILALTLLLNLRFILYNFTLIQVTLFLVWGMLESLRLFREGKFWYGGMLLALVINIKILPIVLLPYLIYRKEFKGAGITLFFLCIYFLLPAIFVGWDFNMTLHLSWWGTINPSNQEHLIEAGLGPHSLTALIPVLLTPSTGEIPNVRNIINLDPATAILIMNVSRLLLVVLTLLVLKLPMFTKVKSKPDELREIAYIFLIVPLIFPHQQKYAFVFLIPAIFYVATYMVSLYELKDPRHNRKFNYLLILSIIFFILTTLTTDGLIGKQLNQLSQHFKLVTYGTLFLVWILLLCKPEKLYQK is encoded by the coding sequence ATGTTACGAAAGTCCGGCCTGTATTTACTTGGAATTATTATACTGGCCTATTTTGTAAAGCTGGCAATGGGCGATGGAGATTTTAAAGTTTTCCTCGAAGCAGCCAAACTCGTCAAATCCGGAGAAGATCCTTATCAGAAATGGATTTTTATAAAAGAAGGACATTCCTGTCTTTACTTTTATAGTCCGTTTTTCTCATTGTTACTGATTCCATTTTCTTATTTGCCAAATATAGTTCCGAACCTATTATGGCTGCTCTTCAATTCCTGGTGCATTTATAGGATTGCAAAATTGCTGGTTCATTACATTGATACCGAGATTTTATCCACCCGACAATTACAATGGATACTTGCACTTACCCTGCTTTTGAATTTACGGTTCATCCTCTACAACTTCACACTTATCCAGGTTACTTTGTTTTTAGTCTGGGGGATGTTGGAAAGCTTGCGTCTGTTTCGTGAGGGCAAATTCTGGTATGGAGGAATGCTCCTCGCGCTCGTCATCAATATCAAAATTTTACCAATTGTACTTCTCCCCTATTTGATATACCGAAAGGAATTCAAAGGAGCCGGCATCACGCTGTTCTTTTTATGCATCTACTTTTTACTTCCGGCAATTTTTGTCGGATGGGATTTTAATATGACTTTACATCTCAGCTGGTGGGGAACAATCAATCCTTCCAACCAGGAGCACTTGATCGAAGCCGGACTTGGTCCGCATAGTCTAACGGCATTGATTCCGGTTTTACTCACTCCTAGCACAGGTGAAATTCCGAACGTACGCAATATCATCAACCTCGATCCTGCAACAGCGATTCTGATCATGAATGTAAGTCGACTTTTACTCGTCGTTTTAACACTCCTTGTTTTAAAACTCCCAATGTTTACCAAAGTAAAATCTAAACCGGACGAACTCCGTGAAATCGCGTATATCTTTTTGATCGTTCCTTTAATTTTTCCTCATCAGCAAAAATATGCTTTCGTGTTTCTGATTCCGGCAATCTTTTATGTCGCCACCTACATGGTAAGCTTGTACGAATTGAAAGACCCAAGGCACAACAGGAAATTTAACTACTTGCTGATTCTTAGTATTATCTTTTTTATACTCACGACACTCACAACCGATGGATTAATTGGAAAACAATTAAACCAGCTTTCACAACATTTCAAACTGGTTACGTACGGAACTCTTTTTCTTGTCTGGATTTTACTCTTGTGCAAACCTGAGAAATTATATCAGAAGTAA